A single window of Nasonia vitripennis strain AsymCx chromosome 4, Nvit_psr_1.1, whole genome shotgun sequence DNA harbors:
- the LOC116738560 gene encoding protein hunchback-like, producing the protein LQPQLDLVDVAAGGEAYSPLPPGHHHHHHHHHQHYQQQHSATSSSSSSSTAATMASMMQGLNPHQQQQQQPSPGASHQDWVWTSELCE; encoded by the coding sequence CTCCAGCCGCAGCTCGATCTCGTGGACGTGGCCGCCGGCGGCGAGGCCTATTCACCGCTGCCACCGGgtcaccaccaccaccaccaccaccaccaccagcactaccagcagcagcattCGGCTACGTCgtcctcgtcttcttcttccacCGCCGCGACGATGGCCAGCATGATGCAGGGCCTCAATCctcaccagcagcagcagcaacaaccgTCGCCCGGTGCCTCGCATCAGGACTGGGTCTGGACGTCTGAGCTCTGTGAATGA
- the LOC116417282 gene encoding LIM domain transcription factor LMO4.2, translating to MFGSTGACAACGQTIAATELVTRAGGNVFHPKCFTCTKCGTQLTQGDRYYLLSGAAVCETDFNKMMKSSPVAVAAAAAAAATGNGGMPTRKGKVGRPRRSRE from the exons ATGTTCGGCAGCACAGGTGCCTGCGCAGCTTGTGGCCAGACGATAGCCGCGACCGAGCTCGTCACGAGGGCGGGCGGCAACGTCTTTCACCCCAAGTGCTTTACCTGCACCAAGTGCGGCACGCAGCTCACGCAAGGCGACAG GTACTACTTGCTGTCGGGCGCGGCCGTGTGCGAGACGGACTTCAACAAGATGATGAAGTCGTCGCcggtggcggtggcggcggcggccgcggcAGCAGCGACGGGCAACGGTGGCATGCCCACGAGGAAGGGCAAGGTAGGCCGGCCTCGAAGGAGCCGCGAATGA